From Coffea arabica cultivar ET-39 chromosome 2e, Coffea Arabica ET-39 HiFi, whole genome shotgun sequence, the proteins below share one genomic window:
- the LOC113732374 gene encoding serine carboxypeptidase-like 40, producing the protein MEIKKTQILLLSALLLSSLVLKTLGKRHGEAEYQLFKAKLKPNSNIDKSHFTPFENPPEPIQDGLKEKDIIQKLPGQPPVSFKQYGGYITINATAGRAFYYYFTEAEDPNKAQDLPLLLWLNGGPGCSSLGYGAMQELGPFRVASDGKTLFKNQYAWNYVANVLFLESPAGVGFSYSNTTSDFVEGGDTKTAADNYIFILNWLERFPEYKNRDFYVAGESYAGHYVPQLAHNIVYHNKKANQTIINLKGILIGNAVINDETDTKGLIDYFASHALISPESSRKLHEDCKFPSDAETSDGCNDIVTKLRTIAGNIDIYSIYYPLCLDGNLTSIPKMFSIMEIDPCSEYYVQSYFNLPEVQEAMHANVTKLHYDWEPCSDVLKVWEDSSSTVLPFIEELMENAIRVWIFSGDVDGRVPVTGTQYSLEVMNITTLNAWRPWYRDGEVGGYVQEYKNNLTFATVRGAGHQVPSYRPDRGLSLVSNFVTGTPLPVK; encoded by the exons ATGGAAATCAAGAAAACCCAAATCCTTCTTCTCTCAGCTCTCTTGCTTTCATCTTTGGTTCTCAAGACCCTTGGAAAAAGACATGGTGAAGCTGAATATCAACTTTTCAAGGCTAAATTGAAGCCTAATTCCAACATTGACAAATCCCACTTCACACCATTTGAGAATCCACCTGAGCCTATACAAGATGGGCTGAAAGAGAAGGATATCATTCAGAAATTGCCCGGACAACCTCCGGTTAGTTTCAAACAGTATGGTGGATACATCACCATCAATGCCACTGCTGGCCGTGCCTTCTACTATTACTTCACTGAAGCAGAGGATCCCAATAAAGCTCAAGATTTGCCCCTTCTCCTTTGGCTCAATGGAG GTCCTGGTTGTTCTTCTCTTGGCTATGGAGCAATGCAAGAACTAGGACCATTCAGGGTTGCTAGCGATGGCAAAACCCTGTTCAAGAATCAATATGCCTGGAATTATG TTGCCAATGTTCTGTTCCTAGAATCTCCGGCAGGGGTTGGATTTTCATACTCCAACACAACTTCAGATTTTGTGGAGGGTGGCGATACAAAAACTGCTGCGGACAATTACATTTTCATATTAAATTGGCTTGAGAGGTTTCCCGAATACAAAAATAGAGACTTTTATGTTGCTGGAGAGAGCTATGCTGGTCATTATGTACCTCAATTAGCACATAATATTGTTTACCATAACAAGAAGGCCAACCAGACAATCATTAACCTCAAAGGAATTCTG ATTGGAAACGCAGTCATCAACGACGAGACAGATACCAAAGGCCTGATTGATTACTTTGCAAGCCATGCTTTGATTTCCCCTGaatcttcaagaaaacttcacgaAGATTGTAAATTTCCATCGGATGCCGAAACATCTGATGGGTGCAACGATATCGTAACAAAACTTAGAACCATTGCAGGAAACATTGATATCTACAGTATCTATTATCCTCTGTGCTTGGATGGCAACTTGACCAGCATCCCTAAGATGTTTTCT ATAATGGAGATTGATCCATGCAGTGAATATTATGTTCAGTCATACTTTAATCTTCCTGAAGTACAAGAGGCAATGCATGCCAACGTCACCAAATTACATTACGATTGGGAACCATGCAG TGACGTTCTTAAAGTTTGGGAAGATAGTTCATCAACAGTTCTTCCTTTTATTGAAGAGTTGATGGAGAATGCAATTCGAGTGTGGATATTCAG TGGTGATGTAGACGGAAGGGTGCCAGTCACTGGAACACAATATTCCTTGGAAGTGATGAATATTACAACTTTAAATGCTTGGCGTCCCTGGTATCGCGATGGAGAG GTTGGTGGATATGTTCAAGAATACAAGAATAATTTAACATTTGCAACAGTTAGAGGTGCTGGTCATCAAGTACCAAGTTATAGACCTGATCGAGGTCTTTCACTAGTTTCAAACTTTGTAACAGGGACTCCACTCCCTGTAAAATGA